Part of the Flavobacterium sp. MDT1-60 genome, GCCTTGAGTACAAATATGCGGAATGGACTGCAAGCGGCTATAAATAGATACAATAATTTAGGTTTGTCTATTAATTTTACGTTAACCTTTAGTTCAAGTACTTCAGGTGCAAATATTGTTGTAAGAAGACAGACAGGGTCTGCCGGTGGAGTAGCAGGTTTCCCTTCAGGAGGGAATCCTTATAATTCAGTTACATTATATTCAGGATTAGATTCTTATTCAACAAATGTAAATGCACACGTAGCTGCACACGAAATAGGACACTGTATTGGTTTACGTCATACAGACTGGTTTAGCCGTCAAAGCTGTGGACAGAATTCAAACGAAGGAACAGCTGGTGTTGGAGCAATTCAAATCCCGGGAACACCTTCAGGATATGATGCTACATCTTACATGTTAGCATGTTTCAATTCAAGCGTAACAGGAGCTTTCAATGCTAACGATATTACAGCTCTGAATTATTTATACTAAAAGTTGAATTAGAGTTGTCTTTACAAAATATAAGAGGCTGTTTCACACAATTTGTGAAGCAGCCTCTCTTTTATTGGATGTCTGTTCTGAATCGATTCTTACTATATCTAGAATTAATTAACAATAAGAGTATTTGGGAATGTTGCTTTTCTTAACATGAGCAAGCAGATTTTAAACACTTTTTGAGGATTTTAAATTTAAAATCAAAGAATATGAAATTCAATAACTCACCGTAGTTTTCAAAAATCTAAGTTTTGCCACGATTCTGCCACAAAACTTTTGAGTGTTTTTATAAAGATTGAAAAGTGTTTTAAATGAAAAAAATGGCAATCCTTTGAATTCTATTCAGACAACTATTTAGTTTGAATTTTGAGTATAAAAAAAGTCCTAATTTTCATTAGGACTTTTTGTGGGGAGAGCAGGATTCGAACCTGCGAAGTTCACACAGCAGATTTACAGTCTGCCCTCGTTGGCCGCTTGAGTATCTCCCCGATCTCAGCATTGATGCGCTTTGTTGTTCTAAGCGGTTGCAAATATATAAACGTTTTTGATGTTTACAAACTAAATTAGCACTTAATTTTAAGTTATTTTTGAATTAATTTTTAATTAGTTGGTATTGAATAAAATAAAAAAATCTCCACTAGGGAGATTTTTTTATTTTATACTGAATATTGTTCTTATTTGGCTAAAAGTTCTAGAATTTTTGCTTTTAATTCAGGACCTCTTAAGTCTTGAGCAACTACTTTTCCTGATGCATCAAGAATAAAAGTTGCCGGTATTGATTGAACTCCATATTGAGCAGCAATTGGTTCGTCCCAAAATTTTAGGTTCGAAACATGTGTCCAGGTTAAACCATCTTTAGCGATGGCTTCTTTCCACTTGCCAACTTCTTTATCTAAAGAAACTCCAATTATATTTAATCCTTTAGCGTGTAATTCTTTGTAAATAGCTACAACATTCGGATTCTCTTTTCTGCATGGTCCGCACCATGAAGCCCAAAAGTCAACAATAGTTACTTTTCCTAAACTTTCTTTAAGCGAAACTACTTTGCCTTCAGGATTTGGAGCAGAAAAATCTGATCTTCATTTAGCGCTGCCAACAGGAGGAGCTGATGCACCAACTGCAGGCAATTTTGCTGCACCGATTTTTGTTTTGATTTCTTTACCAGGTGTAGTGCTTTTTAATGACTCATCTAATGAGTTATATAAAGACTCTGCCTTTTTTATATCTGTTGTAGGATCACCTAACATACCTTGAATGATCAAAACAGAAATGAACGATTTTGGGTGACCTTCAGCGTAAGTAAGATATTTCTTTTTAGAATCTGTCTGAACTTCCGTTTGGATAGCCATATATTGTTTCATCAAACCGTTGATAGTGGCAGTATCCTGAGCTTGTTGAGCTTGTTGCATTTTCTGAGTGTTATTTTTCTGAAAATCGACCAATCTCTTTTGAGTTTTGTTTAATTCATCCTGGAACTTCACAAACTCTTCATTACTGTAAGTACCTGCAATTTTAGATTTGTGAATACTGTCTTTATCAATTGCAACAGTGATTTCTCCTGTTTCTAAGATGAAAGGAATTGGTCCCTGTGCATCCTGAAGAATTAATGTATGGAAAGCTGGTTCAGCTACTTTTCCTTTTATTTCAAATTTTTCGTTTTCAACTTTTACTGTATCAAGGGCAACTGTCATTTTTGTTGTTGGATCCTGACCTTGAAGAATGATTGTTTTTCCGTTCGCAATTCCTTTTGCAGTTCCTGTAATTAGGTATTCTCCGTCTTTAACTTTGCTGCATGAAATAATCGCTACAGAAGCTGTAAGTAAAAAAAATATTTTTTTCATTATTAAATATTAATTAGTTAATTGATTTGTGCAACAAAAGTATCTAAAAATATAAAACAGAAAGAATTTTGTAACCTAAAATTTTGTTATAGTTTTTATGTGCTTAATGTCCCTAATATCAAGGGATTTGTTTGTTTTGTTCCATTTAAAACTATTAAATATATTTTTATTTTGATAAAAAAGCTACGATTTCTTAATTTTCAGGCATAAAAAAAGCACTCTGATAATAGAGTGCTTTTGGGTATATAATAGTAAAAAACTATTCTTGATTTGTTTTCTTTCTCCAGGTAAAAGAGTTCAAAATGTGTCTTTTTGCGAATCTTCCAGGAGAATCAGCGTTAACCATTTTTACGTAAGTTGCTTTAGGAACACTAATGTATTCATAAACACTTCCGTTAGAGAAATCAATAATTAAACGACCGTCAACAAATTTATAATCAGTAATTGAACAAGTTGAAATCGTTTCTGTATATTCAGGTAAATTTGCTTTAATCGTTTCAGGATTAATACTTACCAAAAAGTGATAAGCTTCAATAATCGCTTTACTTTTTTCTTCAGCCGCTTTCAAACCAGCATCATCACCTTGAAATTTATCAGGATGAGATTCTTTCATTGCATTACGGTAAATGGTTTTTAAATCTTTTAACTCAGCAGTTTTTTCTACGTTTAGTAACTTGCGGTATTCAACTATTTTTTTCATAAATAAAAGGTAACGTATTGTCTATTAGTTTGAAATGAGTGTTTTATACTTCAAAACGACAAATTTTTTGCAAAGGTACACTTTTTTTTAACTTTTTACTTTTGAAGCAAAAAATATTCGAAAAAATAAAGTATGCGTCTTGATTTAACCGCAAAATTCGCAAAGTTTTTTAACCATGTAGTATTTATAAACCGCAAAGTTCGCAAAGCTGTATGTATAAGCTTTGCGAACTTTGCGGTTAATTTTTTTTTATCATTTCAAAACTTGAAGCTTGAAACAATAAAAACCTGAAACAAATTATTTGTTCTCAGGCTTATGATTTGCCTTATCGAAGTTCTTAGACTTCTTTGGATATTTATCATAACTGATGTCGCTTGGGTTTTCGATTACTGATTTAATGGTAACCCAGTCTCCAATATTAAAATTTGAATGAGCGATTTTATAATCTAAAAGATATTCACCACAAAAATAATTGTTGTTTTCATCTTTTTCGATGATACCGGTATAAACTCCTTTTTGGGGCATTTTTTCTTGTGAAT contains:
- a CDS encoding M57 family metalloprotease produces the protein MKKIKSILAVSLIVLLVLSCNKEDETVQTNQESLKVTPEVLSKIKSLSLNTTDVQVIKNTNLDGTTEDAFLIEGDIVITQDQLDKMDLHGGITTEQYRTTNLVSAPRTIRVVGLTGTGTSALSTNMRNGLQAAINRYNNLGLSINFTLTFSSSTSGANIVVRRQTGSAGGVAGFPSGGNPYNSVTLYSGLDSYSTNVNAHVAAHEIGHCIGLRHTDWFSRQSCGQNSNEGTAGVGAIQIPGTPSGYDATSYMLACFNSSVTGAFNANDITALNYLY
- a CDS encoding DUF4369 domain-containing protein, producing MKKIFFLLTASVAIISCSKVKDGEYLITGTAKGIANGKTIILQGQDPTTKMTVALDTVKVENEKFEIKGKVAEPAFHTLILQDAQGPIPFILETGEITVAIDKDSIHKSKIAGTYSNEEFVKFQDELNKTQKRLVDFQKNNTQKMQQAQQAQDTATINGLMKQYMAIQTEVQTDSKKKYLTYAEGHPKSFISVLIIQGMLGDPTTDIKKAESLYNSLDESLKSTTPGKEIKTKIGAAKLPAVGASAPPVGSAK
- a CDS encoding KTSC domain-containing protein, whose translation is MKKIVEYRKLLNVEKTAELKDLKTIYRNAMKESHPDKFQGDDAGLKAAEEKSKAIIEAYHFLVSINPETIKANLPEYTETISTCSITDYKFVDGRLIIDFSNGSVYEYISVPKATYVKMVNADSPGRFAKRHILNSFTWRKKTNQE